Proteins encoded together in one Prunus dulcis chromosome 3, ALMONDv2, whole genome shotgun sequence window:
- the LOC117622801 gene encoding elongation factor Ts, mitochondrial: MAFRGGAHRSLGSFLYNRLLNTSYSSSSTCTASAAANGRGFSTWVSSRRSSFAQTTEIPTSIPLKFANTQCGSALFLRRFSVGTSSSSSSDQMSLIKQLRERTSAPIKDVKAALIDSNWDIEAAQKELRRRGKVLASKKSSRMAAEGLLALAHNESKAAVIELNCETDFVARNDIFQHLALALAKQALLVESSSQLSSGVFHVPSEDLEDLKLNLEHPKVSGEITVQNAITEVAAVMGENVKLRRGIVMSTTSHGVVSTYLHTSPQPGLGRIAGILSLSVEDKNSQLDAIQRVGSQLAMHVVAAKPLFLTKELVSSDVLESEREILKSQAESTGKSQMAIDKIVEGRLRKYYEEVVLMEQKFIMDDTLTVKKLLENLSTEVGSPVKIESFFRMEVGEGIQRLEASSASENLAQAI, translated from the exons ATGGCATTTCGTGGAGGTGCACATCGCTCTCTTGGCTCATTCCTGTATAACAGGTTGCTTAACACTAGTTATAGTTCTTCAAGTACTTGTACTGCTTCTGCTGCTGCCAATGGACGTGGTTTTTCAACCTGGGTTTCAAGTAGAAGATCTTCATTTGCTCAAACCACAGAGATCCCAACCTCAATTCCTCTCAAATTTGCCAATACCCAATGTGGGTCTGCTCTTTTTCTAAGAAGGTTTAGCGTGggaacttcttcttcttcttcttctgaccAAATGAGCCTTATAAAACAACTGAGGGAGAGAACCAGTGCTCCAATCAAAGACGTCAAGGCTGCTCTCATTGATAGCAATTGGGACATTG AGGCTGCACAGAAGGAATTGAGGAGAAGAGGGAAGGTTTTGGCGTCGAAAAAGTCATCTCGAATGGCTGCTGAGGGTTTGCTGGCATTGGCCCATAACGAGAGCAAGGCTGCTGTCATTGAACTTAACTGCGAGACTGACTTTGTTGCTCGAAATGATATCTTTCAGCACTTG GCCTTAGCTTTGGCAAAGCAAGCTTTGCTAGTTGAAAGCTCTTCTCAACTCAGTTCTGGGGTCTTCCATGTTCCCTCTGAGGATTTGGAG GACTTGAAGTTAAATCTTGAACATCCAAAAGTTAGTGGAGAAATAACTGTTCAGAATGCAATTACAGAAGTAGCTGCAGTGATGGGGGAAAATGTTAAACTTAGAAGGGGTATTGTGATGTCTACAACTTCACACGGTGTTGTTTCTACCTACCTCCATACAAGTCCCCAACCAG GTTTAGGTCGTATTGCTGGAATTTTATCTCTTTCAGTAGAGGACAAAAATTCTCAATTGGATGCTATCCAGCGCGTTGGTTCGCAATTGGCAATGCATGTAGTGGCAGCGAAGCCCTTGTTCTTAACAAAGGAACTTGTTTCTTCTGATGTATTAGAGAGTGAACGTGAAATTCTTAAGTCTCAG GCTGAAAGTACGGGTAAGTCTCAGATGGCCATAGATAAAATTGTAGAAGGTCGCTTGCGTAAATACTATGAGGAAGTTGTTCTTATGGAGCAGAAGTTTATTATGGACGACACCCTAACTGTAAAG AAACTATTAGAGAATCTATCTACGGAAGTGGGATCACCTGTGAAGATTGAGAGCTTTTTCAGGATGGAAGTGGGAGAAGGAATTCAAAG